TGAGTCTAAGACAAAGAGATCAGGCACGATCGGCTGCCCCATTAAAAACGCATATTCATAACAATATTCACGGTCAATTATGTTCGGCCCCACAAAAGATTGGCGCGAAACCCCCACAAAAATCACATCAGAAGCATTTAAGGCCAAACCGAGTTCTTCACGCACCTCCCGGATACCATCTTCGGGACTCTCACCGTGAAGAAGATGACCCGCTGATGAAATATCTAGGAGTCTAGGGTGCATATCCTTGTTTGGTGAACGTTGCTGCAACATTAACACGGGTTCATCCTGCCAATAGCCCCCAATCCAGCAATGAAAGGTCTTGTGCCATAATCCCTCGCGATGAACCGTATCACGAGATCGGACCCCAATCCACCGTCCCTGATCATCATAGACATCAAGAAATTCCTTCGCCATGACCATCCCTCCTTCCATTGTTCACTGTTTAGATGATTTGCCAGAACTTTTGCTGGAGCATCATGGCAGATAACGCCAAAAATACTGTTCCAGCATGTCCGTTGAGTCATCCCAGGTAAAATTTTGCAGCGTATTAAATCCTTCCTGTTGTAATCTATCGCGCAAATCTTCGTGTTCAATCACCCGCGATATCTGCAGGAATAGCTCTTCGGTATGACCTGGTTCAACTAGCAAGGCATTGACGTTGGGAATAGCATAATCGCGGTTTCCCCGACTATCGGTTCCCACAAAAACACACCCCGATGCCATTGCTTCGGCCGGCGGTAATGCCCATCCTTCCAAATAACTGGTGTGAACGAAAATGGCATGATTCCGGTATAAAATCGCCAACTCTGGCTGTGAAGGATTTTGCACATATCGTATCG
The Sulfobacillus thermosulfidooxidans DNA segment above includes these coding regions:
- a CDS encoding NUDIX hydrolase, whose protein sequence is MAKEFLDVYDDQGRWIGVRSRDTVHREGLWHKTFHCWIGGYWQDEPVLMLQQRSPNKDMHPRLLDISSAGHLLHGESPEDGIREVREELGLALNASDVIFVGVSRQSFVGPNIIDREYCYEYAFLMGQPIVPDLFVLDSSEVAGIFPISLHILYDVFSHHGETLHNVQGWKQTPEGLSGTTLPVNVHSFVPRGPAYYLDWIMWFKQHMAES